In the genome of Candidatus Paceibacterota bacterium, the window CAAGGATATGGAGGGTTCATTTGCACATCATGTGCGTGAAGCACTCCCAAAGATAGGTGCCACTGCATTCTCACAGGAAGAACAAAAGATGAAAGAAGTGCACGAGAGTGCACGGCTCATTGGTGGTGATGTTGCACCGGGAAGCGTAGCGAAACAGGTGCCCGTCTCGGGAGTAAAAAAAGTCGGACGTAACGACCCATGTCCGTGCGGATCAGGGAAGAAGTATAAACATTGCCATGGAAAGTAATATCAAAACAGGGAAGTATCGGCATTATAAAGGCGGCGAGTACGAGGTCATCGGTGTTGGGAAGCACTCCGAGACACTTGAAGACTTTGTTATTTATCGGCATCGAGACAATGAACTCTCCGAGCTCTGGGTGCGGCCGCTCGGAATGTTTCTTGAGACCGTCGAAGTGGACGGCAGAGAAGTGCCACGGTTTGCATATATTGGTTAGTAATTCAACGCCCAATCATATAATGTGGCGTTGATTTTGATAATGGAAAAGGTATCATAAGGAGTGTATGGGACTCATCACAAAACTCCTTCTTACCGTCCTCACGCTTCTTTTGGTGTCGCGCTACATTCCCGGAATCGAGGTGTCCGGGTTCTACATCGCGCTTATTGTTGCGGTGGTGCTTGGCCTCATCAACCTCATTATCAAGCCGATTCTGGTGCT includes:
- a CDS encoding DUF1653 domain-containing protein translates to MESNIKTGKYRHYKGGEYEVIGVGKHSETLEDFVIYRHRDNELSELWVRPLGMFLETVEVDGREVPRFAYIG